A stretch of the Chlamydia pecorum E58 genome encodes the following:
- a CDS encoding autotransporter outer membrane beta-barrel domain-containing protein: MGKFSQLYGQTSLKNSQDKSSSKMLMGMVAFVKSWEALSLSSSFSYAEDSQFMKTPSLLKLSQGSWRNQGWVGSLGIAYAYPRGVRYVKITPFAHLESTFLKQTPFIETGYDPRYFASSELYTLSLPAGFALELRFLGKKTSALIQASLAYIKDLYRNNPSSKATLILNQYGWDIPEVAIGKEAMTMKIHTVVKHKAISTYIGITSTQRENGNISGDAHIGLTLGF; encoded by the coding sequence CAGGATAAGAGCTCCTCCAAAATGCTTATGGGGATGGTGGCGTTTGTGAAAAGCTGGGAAGCACTCTCTCTAAGCTCTTCTTTTAGCTACGCTGAAGACTCCCAATTTATGAAAACCCCTTCTCTTCTTAAGCTCTCCCAAGGCTCCTGGAGAAACCAAGGTTGGGTAGGCTCTTTAGGAATAGCATACGCTTACCCTAGAGGAGTTCGTTATGTGAAAATCACCCCATTTGCACATTTGGAATCGACCTTCTTAAAGCAAACCCCTTTTATAGAAACTGGTTATGACCCTAGATACTTTGCCTCTTCGGAGCTCTATACGCTTTCCTTGCCTGCAGGTTTCGCTTTAGAACTGCGCTTCCTAGGAAAGAAAACCTCAGCTTTAATCCAAGCAAGCCTTGCCTACATCAAAGATCTCTACAGAAATAACCCTAGTTCTAAGGCGACGTTAATCTTAAATCAATACGGGTGGGACATACCAGAAGTTGCCATAGGAAAGGAGGCCATGACCATGAAAATTCACACGGTAGTCAAACACAAGGCAATCTCAACATATATAGGAATTACAAGTACGCAACGTGAAAATGGAAATATTTCAGGAGATGCCCACATCGGCTTAACCTTAGGATTTTAA
- a CDS encoding polymorphic outer membrane protein middle domain-containing protein: MKWLSATAIFAAAIPSITAFGEPNSVDLTKNYNGKGHGSDSNFTQKNENSSGTTYSVLGNVTFSEFTNIPKTDANTISSSGTPSTSEIKGGGAFHNSQENAPITFITNAGNPGSLTCTEIKMTGQGAAIYSLGPVLIDGLNSVAFNNNLSQQSGGAIFASSLTITNIINSITFSSNSASVPAPVESTTQTPTETSSTTTTGTPAATLATTTQTPKTTVPPASSSRLNTLILSSTDASPAASAEAQSYTQETAGNGGAVYSKGEVILSKYNNALFNKNSAVVDSKAEEAMSSTGTENTDNADLIRGSGGAIFSTGGITFQDSSGTTVFSQNSAQNSAGAIYGVSTITFDNLNTLKFQSNTSKKDGGAIYSKEDVTFNNLVETRFIKNKSGDFQATTPPEAASKSLPEEKKVSASSTYPIHIQKTFLSSSASSAEKNKADAAENNGVAAAAAAKAATKASAETPGKESHGGAIYAKKNVSITGIASMLAFIENQATGNGGGAYIEGTLTCTSSHRLQFVKNKAKQSGGGLYCKSDVTLKNLTGQTLFQENSAEQNGGGICLDTEKSLILDTLDNFVLQSNTSSQSGGGAYIPKAFTLTHTSPEPDAEFLPVYGAATITGNTAEQNGGGILSKSISFSKLASITIDANKATKNGGGLFSGTEVQTTASSQPVASPSPQPTASQKSPAPLKANQAREETPVASDPDCKFDYTTNISITNNTAGESGGGLYGKIGEFSRIDALTIQGNSATKSGGALYFEESLNVSNIVSGTLSGNTAKTNGGGIYTKSISLENLPGEISLTENKLENPSSTTMLGGGIYSETCTLKNISGTFLCSKNKINDTSTTDGTQSPPQQQQQTPLQLQGGGIYAKTSFTLQNCSGELIFSENSVKTAQQSTTKQISGGAIYSPKVSISGCTQPISFLSNSAATSATDPSSDTTKKDSIGGAIGATTSITLSDNSSITFSKNYAEMGGAIGCYNSETNGNGNGKVTISNNNLIRFDGNSALKRGGAIYAGTLEIPNGNVTFQNNTSKYDGSAIYCTKSATITAGSTILFLGNTVTAAATTAASGSGNTSINNLGAAIYGDNGSSDVPITLKALSGDIIFKDNQCTANGSTKYCSIAGNVQLDLKATTGRTIAFYDAVNISTKNSQTQNLDINKAENGTTYEGTVLFSGEYHENKSFIPQKVTLHNGTLVLGENAELNVISFKQEEGTTVVLGPGAILSNHQKEAGNISLNNVVIDFSGAIPTKENPTASAPTLRLVTRTPPPQPQVNDTITLSGTLYLDDPHNNVYNNPYLGEDREITLFNVSGGTINANDLQITGNLGAKKGYMGTWSSSPTSDASGIKLKWTFDKFLRWEYIPRKHNFYINSIWGAQQSLVAVKQGLINNMLSNARFDDAAFNNLWISGIGTFLRKEQGDSPSYTYHGRGLTVAIDAKPRPDFILGASFSKILGHSHSENNLNNYKHKSSDHSLQASLYTGQAFYIPFRYSLKRPLLFQGILTYGYMQHDTTTTYPSINEKNIANWGDRGWLCNARFSFDLKEPSHSSTSRFSIYGEAEYTEVRQEKFTELDYDPRFFGPCAYRNLAFPIGAFIEGALSTYNILLYHKLSAAFLPVFYRNKPISSYKILSTGQIGNILGVIPTRSAVNVEYSQQMYLGSYWTIYGTYSAVASQYTLIQTVNGGLRFVF, from the coding sequence ATGAAATGGTTATCTGCTACAGCCATTTTTGCTGCCGCAATTCCTTCAATAACAGCATTTGGTGAGCCTAATTCTGTCGATCTTACAAAAAACTACAACGGGAAAGGACACGGCTCTGATAGCAACTTCACCCAGAAAAATGAGAACTCTAGCGGAACAACATACTCGGTATTAGGAAACGTCACCTTCTCAGAATTCACGAATATCCCTAAAACAGATGCAAATACAATATCCTCTTCAGGAACTCCATCAACCTCAGAGATTAAGGGTGGTGGGGCGTTTCACAATAGCCAAGAAAACGCTCCTATTACGTTTATTACAAATGCAGGGAATCCTGGCTCTTTGACCTGTACAGAAATTAAGATGACCGGACAAGGCGCTGCGATCTATTCCTTGGGTCCTGTGTTAATCGATGGCCTTAATTCAGTAGCGTTTAACAACAACCTCTCTCAGCAATCTGGAGGGGCGATCTTTGCTTCTTCCCTTACTATTACAAACATTATTAACTCCATTACCTTCTCCTCGAATTCTGCTTCTGTCCCTGCTCCTGTAGAATCAACCACGCAGACACCTACAGAAACTTCTTCTACAACAACTACGGGGACTCCCGCAGCTACACTGGCAACGACAACGCAGACACCGAAAACCACTGTACCTCCTGCATCTTCTTCTAGACTCAATACTCTTATCTTGAGTTCCACAGACGCCTCCCCCGCCGCCTCCGCAGAAGCTCAAAGCTACACCCAAGAAACTGCAGGAAACGGAGGAGCAGTTTACTCTAAAGGAGAGGTAATTCTTTCTAAATACAACAATGCTCTATTCAATAAGAACTCTGCAGTAGTAGATTCCAAAGCTGAAGAAGCCATGTCTTCTACAGGTACGGAAAACACGGACAATGCCGATCTCATACGAGGATCGGGAGGAGCAATTTTCTCAACAGGGGGCATTACCTTCCAAGACAGCTCAGGAACGACAGTTTTCTCTCAAAATTCCGCACAGAATTCTGCTGGAGCGATCTATGGTGTTTCTACTATTACCTTTGATAACCTCAATACCTTGAAGTTTCAATCAAACACTTCTAAAAAAGATGGTGGAGCGATTTATTCCAAAGAAGATGTTACGTTTAATAACCTTGTCGAAACACGCTTCATAAAAAATAAATCTGGGGATTTTCAAGCTACAACTCCCCCTGAAGCAGCCTCTAAATCCTTACCTGAGGAGAAAAAAGTATCCGCATCTAGCACTTATCCTATACATATCCAGAAAACCTTTCTTTCCTCTTCTGCTTCATCTGCAGAAAAGAATAAGGCTGATGCAGCAGAAAATAACGGTGTTGCTGCAGCTGCAGCTGCAAAAGCAGCAACAAAAGCATCAGCAGAAACTCCAGGGAAAGAGTCCCATGGTGGAGCTATTTATGCTAAAAAGAACGTCTCCATTACTGGCATTGCCTCTATGTTGGCATTTATTGAAAATCAGGCTACAGGAAATGGAGGAGGGGCCTATATTGAAGGAACCTTAACTTGTACAAGCTCCCACAGACTGCAGTTTGTAAAAAACAAAGCGAAGCAAAGCGGTGGAGGATTATATTGTAAAAGCGACGTTACACTGAAAAACCTTACGGGACAAACTCTATTTCAAGAGAACTCTGCAGAACAAAATGGTGGAGGGATATGTTTAGACACAGAAAAATCTCTCATCCTAGATACCTTGGATAACTTTGTTTTGCAGTCTAACACCTCTTCTCAAAGCGGTGGAGGAGCTTATATCCCTAAAGCATTCACCCTTACCCATACTTCTCCCGAACCAGATGCAGAGTTTCTTCCTGTATATGGTGCTGCTACAATCACAGGAAACACCGCAGAACAAAATGGTGGGGGAATCTTGTCCAAGAGTATAAGCTTTTCGAAGCTAGCCTCCATTACTATTGATGCAAACAAAGCCACAAAAAACGGTGGAGGTCTCTTTAGTGGAACAGAAGTGCAAACAACAGCCTCTTCTCAACCTGTAGCAAGTCCATCTCCACAGCCTACTGCAAGTCAGAAAAGTCCCGCTCCCTTGAAGGCAAATCAAGCTCGGGAAGAAACGCCGGTAGCAAGTGATCCCGATTGCAAGTTTGACTACACGACAAATATTTCCATTACCAACAATACAGCTGGGGAAAGTGGTGGTGGCCTCTATGGAAAAATCGGAGAGTTTAGCCGCATCGATGCATTAACTATCCAAGGGAACTCTGCAACAAAAAGTGGTGGGGCCCTGTATTTTGAAGAAAGCCTTAATGTCTCAAATATCGTCAGTGGGACACTTTCCGGAAATACAGCAAAGACAAATGGTGGGGGCATTTACACAAAATCTATATCCCTAGAAAACCTCCCTGGAGAAATTTCCCTAACCGAGAACAAACTTGAAAATCCCTCGTCTACAACGATGCTAGGAGGAGGTATCTATTCTGAGACTTGCACTCTGAAAAATATTTCCGGAACGTTCCTCTGCTCCAAGAATAAAATTAACGATACCTCCACTACAGACGGAACTCAATCTCCTCCCCAGCAACAGCAGCAAACTCCTCTACAACTTCAAGGTGGAGGAATTTATGCTAAGACTTCCTTCACATTGCAGAACTGCTCAGGGGAACTGATATTCTCTGAAAACTCTGTAAAAACAGCACAGCAAAGCACCACAAAACAGATCTCTGGAGGGGCAATCTACTCCCCTAAGGTCTCTATCAGTGGGTGTACACAGCCTATCAGTTTCTTATCTAACTCTGCAGCAACTAGTGCCACAGATCCTAGTAGTGATACGACAAAAAAAGATAGCATTGGAGGAGCGATTGGCGCGACAACATCTATAACTCTATCTGACAACTCTTCTATCACTTTCTCAAAAAACTATGCAGAAATGGGAGGAGCCATCGGATGCTACAATAGCGAAACTAATGGAAATGGAAATGGCAAGGTGACTATTTCCAATAACAACCTCATCAGATTTGATGGCAACAGCGCACTCAAACGTGGTGGCGCCATTTATGCAGGGACATTGGAAATCCCTAATGGCAACGTTACCTTTCAAAATAACACCTCAAAGTATGACGGAAGTGCTATTTATTGTACAAAATCTGCAACTATTACTGCTGGCTCCACAATCCTCTTCTTGGGGAACACAGTCACAGCTGCTGCAACAACTGCTGCCAGTGGTTCAGGGAATACTAGCATAAACAACCTTGGTGCGGCAATTTACGGTGATAATGGATCTAGTGATGTCCCCATTACCTTAAAAGCATTGAGTGGGGATATCATATTTAAAGATAACCAATGTACAGCTAATGGCAGTACAAAGTACTGTAGTATTGCGGGAAATGTACAATTAGATCTCAAAGCAACTACAGGACGCACTATAGCATTTTATGATGCAGTCAACATTAGTACGAAAAATAGCCAAACACAGAATCTCGATATTAACAAAGCAGAAAACGGCACGACCTATGAGGGTACAGTGCTATTCTCCGGGGAATATCATGAGAACAAATCCTTCATCCCACAAAAAGTTACTCTCCATAATGGAACTCTGGTTCTTGGAGAAAATGCAGAGTTAAATGTTATTTCCTTCAAACAAGAAGAAGGAACTACAGTAGTCCTTGGTCCAGGAGCTATACTTTCTAACCACCAAAAAGAAGCCGGAAACATCTCACTAAACAATGTCGTTATAGACTTTAGCGGTGCGATCCCTACAAAGGAAAATCCTACTGCGTCTGCTCCGACCTTGAGACTAGTCACCCGTACACCACCACCGCAACCTCAAGTAAACGACACCATTACTTTATCCGGGACGCTATATCTTGATGATCCTCACAATAATGTTTATAACAATCCCTATCTAGGAGAAGACAGAGAAATCACTCTATTCAACGTGTCTGGGGGGACAATCAATGCCAATGATTTGCAAATCACAGGAAACCTAGGAGCAAAAAAAGGCTACATGGGAACATGGTCCTCTTCTCCCACCTCAGACGCCTCGGGGATCAAGCTAAAGTGGACTTTTGATAAATTTCTCCGTTGGGAATACATCCCTAGAAAACATAATTTTTATATTAACTCTATTTGGGGAGCACAGCAGTCTCTAGTAGCTGTTAAACAAGGCCTTATTAACAACATGTTAAGCAATGCAAGATTTGACGATGCTGCATTCAATAACTTATGGATTTCGGGAATAGGCACGTTCTTAAGGAAAGAACAGGGAGATTCCCCTTCCTATACATATCATGGCCGTGGACTTACTGTAGCTATTGACGCTAAACCTCGTCCAGATTTTATTTTAGGAGCTTCTTTCAGCAAGATTCTCGGGCATTCCCACTCTGAAAATAACCTAAACAACTACAAACACAAGAGTTCCGATCACTCCTTGCAGGCATCTTTATATACAGGACAAGCCTTTTATATTCCTTTCCGCTACAGCTTAAAACGCCCACTACTATTCCAAGGGATTCTAACTTACGGATACATGCAACATGATACCACAACAACCTACCCCTCGATTAACGAAAAAAATATCGCAAACTGGGGAGATCGCGGTTGGTTATGCAATGCTCGCTTTTCTTTTGATTTAAAAGAGCCTTCCCACAGTTCTACATCAAGATTTTCTATCTATGGAGAAGCAGAATATACAGAAGTCCGACAAGAGAAATTTACAGAATTAGACTATGACCCGCGATTTTTTGGTCCCTGTGCTTATCGAAATCTCGCCTTCCCTATAGGAGCATTTATTGAAGGAGCACTATCTACATATAACATTCTTCTTTACCACAAGCTATCTGCAGCATTCCTCCCTGTCTTCTATAGGAATAAGCCCATTTCCAGTTATAAAATTCTTTCTACAGGGCAGATAGGAAATATTTTAGGTGTCATACCAACAAGAAGCGCTGTAAATGTGGAATACAGCCAACAAATGTATCTTGGTTCCTACTGGACCATTTACGGCACGTACTCTGCCGTAGCTTCCCAATACACACTCATTCAAACTGTGAACGGAGGCCTAAGATTTGTCTTCTAG